One Camelina sativa cultivar DH55 chromosome 3, Cs, whole genome shotgun sequence genomic window carries:
- the LOC104777026 gene encoding 60S ribosomal protein L18a-1: protein MGVFRLHQYQVVGRALPTEKDEQPKIYRMKLWATNEVLAKSKFWYFLRRQKKVKKSNGQMLAINEIFEKNPTTIKNFGIWLRYQSRTGYHNMYKEFRDTTLNGAVEQMYTEMASRHRVRFPCIQIIKTATVPANLCKRESTKQFHNSKIKFPLVFRKVRPPTRKLKTTYKASRPNLFM, encoded by the exons CTTCACCAGTACCAGGTTGTCGGAAGAGCACTCCCGACGGAGAAGGATGAGCAACCTAAGATTTATAGGATGAAGCTCTGGGCTACGAACGAGGTTCTTGCCAAGTCCAAGTTCTG GTACTTCTTGAGGAGGcaaaagaaggtgaagaagagcAATGGACAGATGCTAGCCATCAACGAG ATCTTTGAGAAGAACCCAACAACGATCAAGAACTTTGGAATCTGGCTGAGATACCAGAGTCGTACAGGTTACCATAACATGTACAAAGAGTTCCGTGACACAACTTTGAACGGAGCAGTGGAGCAAATGTACACCGAGATGGCATCAAGGCACAGAGTCAGGTTCCCTTGCATTCAGATCATCAAGACAGCTACAGTCCCAGCCAACCTCTGCAAGAGAGAGAGCACTAAACAGTTTCACAACAGCAAGATCAAGTTCCCCTTGGTCTTCAGGAAGGTTAGACCTCCCACCAGAAAGCTCAAGACCACCTACAAGGCCTCCAGGCCTAACTTGTTCATGTAg